The sequence CCGCACCGCCGCCGAAGGCGCGCTCGGGGTCGTCAAGGCGCTGGCCCCGCGTGCGCCCCGGTTCATCGGCTGGGGGCTCGCCGTCGCCGAGGCGCTGCTGGACGGGCCCCGTGAGGTGGCCGTCGCCGGGCCGGTCGGCGGGGAGTTGCACCGTACGGCGTTGCTGGGCCGGGCGCCCGGTGCGGTCGTCGCGGCGGGCGAGGGACCGGGTGCGGGGGCCGAGTTCCCGCTGCTGGTGGACCGGCCGTTGGTGGGCGGGGCGCCGACCGCGTACGTCTGCCGGCATTTCGTCTGTGACGCGCCGACCACGGATGCGGCCGAGCTGGCGGTGAAGCTGGGCGGCTGAGGCCGGGGAGGATGCGTGAGGGGCCGGTTGCTTTCTTTGAGTGACCGGCCCCTTTTCGTAGCGACGCACCCCCCCCGTACCCGTACGGGGACCTACCCGTGCTGGTACGCCACCAGCGAGATGCCCACGTAGTGCGCCACGAACGCCGCCAGCGTCAGCGAGTGGAAGACCTCGTGGAAGCCGAACCAGCGCGGCGACGGGTTGGGCTTCTTGATGCCGTAGATCACGCCGCCCGCGCTGTAGAGCAGCCCGCCCACGACGACCAGGACCAGGACCGCGATGCCGCCCGTCCGCATGAAGTCGGGCAGGAAGAAGACCGCCGCCCAGCCCATCGCGATGTAGCACGGCGTGTAGAGCCAGCGCGGGGCGCCGACCCAGAAGACCCGGAACGCGATGCCCGCAGCCGCGGCCGCCCAGACCGCCCAGAGCAGGGGCCGTCCGGTGGATTCGGGCAGGAGCAGCAGGGTCAGCGGGGTATAGGTCCCCGCGATGATCAGGAAGATGTTGGCGTGGTCCAGGCGGCGCAGCACCGCCTCCCCGCGCGGGCCCCAGGTGCCGCGGTGGTAGACCGCGCTCACGCCGAAGAGCAGGCAGGCGGTGGCGATGTAGATGGCGCACGCGATCCGGCCGCGGGTGCTGTCCGTGAGGGCGATCAGGGTGATTCCGGCGATCAGCACCGCCGGGAACATGCCGGCGTGCAGCCAGCCGCGCATCCGGGGCTTGACGGGTACGGGGTCGAGTTCGACGGGTCCGGTGGTCGGCCTGTCGGCAGGTTCAGGAGTCGCGGAGGCAGGTCCTGGGGTCGCGGCGGCAGCAGCGGCGTCAGTCATATCCGCATGCTACCTACGCAACCGTAGGTAACGGATATGAGTGGCGATGCTCACGTGTGCGGCCCCCTGGACATATGGGCGAAACGGTCGGATGATCAAATGAGTGCGGTCGGCACCGGATGAGCGCCAGGGGATCGAAGGGTACGAAGCATCCGGGTCGCAGCCCCCACGGGGCACCTGACAACACACACCCTCATCAAGGAGCGATCGTGGCGCGCGACATCGCGGCTCCCCTCACTGTCCCCACCCACCACCAGGAGCTGATCTCCTGGGTCGACGAGATCGCAGCGATCACCCAGCCGGACCAGGTGGTCTGGTGCGACGGCTCCGAGGCCGAGTACGAGCGCCTGTGCGGGGAGCTCGTCGCCAAGGGCACGTTCACCAAGCTGGACGAGATCAAGCGGCCGAACTCGTACTACGCCGCGTCCGACCCGAGCGATGTCGCCCGCGTCGAGGACCGTACGTTCATCTGCTCCAAGGAGGAGAAGGACGCCGGGCCGACCAACCACTGGAAGGACCCCGCCGAGATGCGGGAGATCTTCACCGGTGCCGACGGTGTGTTCCGCGGGTCCATGCGCGGGCGCACCATGTACGTCGTCCCCTTCTGCATGGGACCCGTCGGCTCGCCGCTCTCCGCGATCGGCGTCGAGATCACCGACTCCGCGTACGTCGCCGTCTCGATGCGCACCATGACCCGCATGGGCCAGGCGGTCCTGGACGAGCTGGGCACCGACGGCTTCTTCGTGAAGGCCGTCCACACCCTGGGCGCACCCCTGGAGGAGGGCCAGGAGGACGTCCCGTGGCCCTGCAACACCACCAAGTACATCTCGCACTTCCCCGAGGACCGCGAGATCTGGTCGTACGGCTCCGGCTACGGCGGCAACGCCCTGCTCGGCAAGAAGTGTTACGCGCTCCGCATCGCCTCCGTGATGGCCCGCGACGAGGGCTGGCTCGCCGAGCACATGCTCATCCTCAAGCTCACGCCGCCGCGCGGCGAGTCGAAGTACGTCGCCGCCGCCTTCCCCTCCGCCTGCGGCAAGACCAACCTCGCCATGCTGGAGCCGACCATCCCCGGCTGGACCGTGGAGACCATCGGCGACGA is a genomic window of Streptomyces sp. SID8374 containing:
- a CDS encoding hemolysin III family protein; this encodes MTDAAAAAATPGPASATPEPADRPTTGPVELDPVPVKPRMRGWLHAGMFPAVLIAGITLIALTDSTRGRIACAIYIATACLLFGVSAVYHRGTWGPRGEAVLRRLDHANIFLIIAGTYTPLTLLLLPESTGRPLLWAVWAAAAAGIAFRVFWVGAPRWLYTPCYIAMGWAAVFFLPDFMRTGGIAVLVLVVVGGLLYSAGGVIYGIKKPNPSPRWFGFHEVFHSLTLAAFVAHYVGISLVAYQHG